A section of the Naumovozyma dairenensis CBS 421 chromosome 5, complete genome genome encodes:
- the HSH49 gene encoding U2 snRNP complex subunit HSH49 (similar to Saccharomyces cerevisiae HSH49 (YOR319W); ancestral locus Anc_8.797) — protein MQKMSSIFTTLSQLSTYQASLDTANCIFECIYKVCSSSKMNSQMSNPELSVYVGNIDPNVTKAQLYELFVQVSPISKIAYPKDKLLQTHQGYAFIEFYTPEDTNYVVKVMNNTVSLYDRFLKVRKSVQNLPSSNNKTYTTSKQVEVLPIAKVFVKNLDESVDIQQLSNIFEKFGPLFKEPEIFYLSNNTLRCAHIFFKFYPDSDAAIGKLDNELIANKRINLDYAYKEGHTIGKGNNKYGSETDRLLNKEAKKNGLLL, from the coding sequence TTGGACACTGCCAATTGTATATTTGAGTGTATTTACAAAGTCTGTTCCTCTTCCAAAATGAACTCACAAATGAGTAATCCCGAATTGTCAGTTTATGTTGGTAACATTGATCCAAATGTAACCAAGGCACAATTGTATGAACTATTTGTACAGGTAAGTCCTATTTCGAAAATTGCCTACCCAAAGGATAAACTACTCCAAACTCATCAAGGATATGcctttattgaattttataCCCCAGAGGATACCAATTATGTTGTAAAAGTCATGAATAATACTGTTTCTTTATATGATCGATTTTTGAAAGTAAGAAAATCAGTTCAAAATTTACCTAGttcaaacaacaaaacTTACACCACTTCCAAACAAGTGGAAGTACTACCAATTGCCAAAGTATTTGTTAAAAATTTGGATGAATCTGTGGATATCCAACAATTATCTAACATTTTCGAGAAATTCGGCCCTCTTTTTAAAGAACctgaaattttttatctttcaaataacACACTTCGTTGTGCTcacattttcttcaaattctaTCCAGATTCTGATGCAGCTATTGGGAAACTggataatgaattaattgcTAATAAAAGAATCAATTTAGATTATGCTTACAAGGAAGGTCATACAATTGGCAAAGGAAACAATAAATACGGTAGTGAAACCGATAGGTTGTTGAATAAAGAAGCTAAAAAGAatggtttattattatga